The genomic interval CCGGTGGGCAAGCAGGCGGCCGGGGCCTACTGGGCGGCACGCGCCCACATCCGCCTGCGCGAACCGGCGGAGATGGGGCGCTGGCTGCGCCGCGCCGCGGCCCATCCGGACACCTTCTACGGCCAGCTCGCCCGCGCGGCCCTGGGCACAACACCCGACATCCGCATGCGCCCGCCCGAGCCGCCGGAAGGCGCCTTCCGCGAACTGCGCACACATCCCGCCGGCCGGCGGGCGCTGGCACTGATGCAGGTGGGCAAGCGCGAGTTGGCCAAGCGCGAGCTGCTGGGCATGCCCGGCTGGGACGAGCGCGACAGCGCCGCGACGCTGCTGCTGGCGGCCGAGCGCGGTGGGTTGAGCGCTTTCGCCCACGACATGGCCCGGCACATGAGCGAAATGCCGGCCGCGCGCTGGCGGCAGGCGGCGGTCAACGCGGCACGCTACCCGATCCCGCTGTGGCGGCCGCACACGGGCTTCCGCATCGACCGCGCGCTGCTCTACGCCGTGATGCGCAAAGAATCCGGCTACGAGCCGGTGGCGCGCTCGGGCGCGGGGGCGCGCGGGCTCATGCAGATCATGCCGGCGACGGCCCGCTTCGTCGCCGAGCGCAACAACCTGCGCTACACGGACTACAACTTCTCCCGCCCTGCCTGGAGCCTCAACATCGCCCAGCAGTACCTGCGCTACCTGCTGGACCGCGGGAGCGTGGACGGCAACCTCATCCGCCTGCTCACCGCCTACAACGCGGGGCCCGGCAACCTGCGCCGCTGGCTCGACGAGGTTGACCACGGCGGCGATCCGCTGCTCTTCATCGAGAGCATTCCCTCCGCGGAGACGCGGCGCTACGTTGAGGAAGTGATGCGGAACGTATGGTTCTACCGCGGGCGCCTGGGCGAGGCGGCGCCCTCGCGGCGCATGCTCGCGGCGGGCCGGGTGCCGCGCTACGGCGTCGGCGGCGACGAGCAGGAGATCGCGCGCAAATGAGCGGCCCCCAGGACGGCCTTTCGGTCGCCTTCCTTCCGGTCAAGATCGCCGTCATGACCGTCAGCGACTCCCGCACCGAGGCGACCGACGCCTCGGGCGCGAAGCTGGCGGAGATGCTGCGGGCGGACGGCCACGAGCTGGCGGACAAGCGCATCGTGCGCGACGACGCCGACGCCATCGTGGCCGCGCTGCGCGAGCACATCGAAAATCCCGAGGTGGACTGCGTGCTCGCCACCGGCGGCACGGGGCTGACGGGCCGCGACGTGACGCCCGAAGCCTTCCGCCGCGTCTTCGACAAGGAGATCGACGGCTTCGGCGAGCTGTTCCGCTGGCTGTCCTACGAAAAGATCGGCACCTCGACGATGCAGTCGCGCGCCGTGGGCGGCGTGGCGGAAGGCACCTACCTCTTCGCCCTGCCCGGTTCCAAGGGCGCGTGCACGGACGCCTGGACGGACATCCTGCGCCACCAGCTCGACGCGCGGCACAAGCCCTGCAACCTCGTGGAACTCATGCCGCGCCTGCGCGAGCACATCCCCGGCGGCGGACAGGACTGAGCGCCGCCCCGATCGCCCAGCCGAGCCGGGGCCTCAACCGCGCCAGGGCAACGGTGGCGGCATCAGACGGTCGCTTCCGGCATGCGGGACGGCACCGAAACGCGCGTCGCCGGCCTCCCACGCGCGCTGTGCCTCGGCGATCTCGGCCTTGCTGCCGAGGAAGTTCCACCAGATCCGAAAATCCGCGTCGTTCGGCTCGCCACCGATGAGGATGGCCCGGCTCCCGGCGGCGAAGCTCAGCGTAGCCTGATCCCGCCCCCGGCCGAGATAGGCCAGCGTGTCCGGTTCCATCGCTTGGCCGTCGATATCGAGATCGCCGGTTACGGCGAACACCGCGTGCTCGAAGGTTTCACGCAGCGGCAGGGTCAGGCGGTCGGCCGCCGGGCTTGCCAGCTCCACTCCCACCAGCGGCGAAAACGTCCGCGTGGGCGCTTCAAGCCCGGCAAAACTGCCGGCCAGGAGCGTCACCTCGACGTTCCCCGTACGCCAGCGCGGCAGGTCCGGATATTGGTCGAAGCGCGGCTGCGTGTGGCGGGCGGCTTCGGGCAGCGCGATCCAAAGCTGCACGGCGTTCAGACGGTGCTCGCCCGGCACCGCTGCTTCGGCGTGGGCGATGCCACGGCCCGCGGTCATCAGGTTGAGCGTGCCCGGCCGGATGATTTCGTCGTTCCCCAGGCTATCGCGGTGCCTGACCGCCCCTTCCAGCATCCAGGTCACGGTTTGCAGGCCGGTGTGCGGGTGGGGGCCAACATCGAGCGCCCCGCCCGCATCTTCAGGATGCGCCGGGACCGCGTGATCGAGAAAACACCAGGGGCCCACGATGCGGCGGTGGCGCACGGGCAGCACGCGGCTGACCCGGACACCCCCGACATCGGCGACACGGGGGCGCACGTGCTGGATCTGGCGCTGGCCATCGACGACCGGACAATCGAGGGCCGAAGCGCCTTCACCGTCGTCGATGCGGTTGCTCATGACACCCACCCGTTGCCCCAGCCGCCGATTCGGAGGCGCGACAACAGCCTTTCAGATTTTGTCACCGGTACGCGCCCCCGGGACTCACGCTTGGTGCTGCGAGTAGCTCTGGATCAGGTTTGCGTACGCCGGGAGATGCTGCGCCAGCAGGCCGCCAAAGCCCTCGACGTCGTTGCGCCAGTCCCGATGAAGTTCACAGCCGGCGCCGAACCACGTCATCAATTGAACGCCGGCTTGCGACATGCGGTTCCAGGCGGCATCGCGCGTGGTCTGGTTGAAGGTGCCCGACGCATCGGTCACGACGAAAACCTCGTACCCCGCCTCCAACGCCGAGAGCGCGGGAAAGGCCACGCAGACCTCGGTGACGACGCCCGCGATCACCAGCTGCCGCCGGCCGGTTTCAGCCACAGCGTTGCGAAAGGCTTCGTTGTCCCAAGCGTTGATCTGCCCCGGGCGCGCGATATACGGGGCGTGCGGGAACGCTTCCTTGAGTTCCGGGACCATGGGCCCGTTCGGGCCATCCTCGAAACTCGTCGTGAGAATGGTGGGCAGGTCGAAGAACTTGCCGATGTCCGCAAGCGCAAGCACGTTGTTCTTAAAATCGTCCGGACTGAAATCGCGAACCAGGGAGAGCAGCCCGGCCTGGTGATCCACCATAAGCAGGGCGGCATCGTCCTTGTTGAGCCGGTTGTAGGTATAGGGCATGGCGACTGTCCTCCCGTTTGATTGGGCGGGGCACCCGGAACTGACGGATCAGGGTTGCACGCCGAACCCGGCCGCCTCAATCGCTCTGTTTTGATCAGGAATTACGTGAAGGCGTGCGGGAGCGCGCGTCACTCTTCCTCGTCGGCCGCCGTCACCTCGCCCAGGGGCAGGCCCGGCTCGTCCTTGCTGACGCGGATGGCCTGGATGGTCTGCACCGTGGCGACGTGGGGCGCCCCCGTCAGGCGCGCGGTCAGTTCGTTCTCGTGGGCGGTGTTGCGCGCCAGAATCTTGAGCAGGAAATCGTGCGGGCCGCGGCACATCGTGCACTCGCGCACCTCGGGCCAGGACCGCATGCGCGCCTCGAAATCCTGCAGTACGGACTCGCTCTGGCTGTCCAGGCCCACCAGGGCGAAGAAGAGCACCTCGAAGCCGAGCGGTTCCGGCGTCACGCGCGCAGCATAGCCGCGGATGTAGCCGGCTTCCTCAAGGGCGCGCACGCGGCGCAGGCACGGCGGCGCCGAGATGCCGACCCGGCGGGCGAGCTCGACGTTGGTGATGCGCCCTTCGGCTTGCAGCACCTCGAGGATGCGAAGGTCCGTTCGGTCGAGTTTCGCCCGGGGCATCGTGGCCAGCCCTCCGGCCGGAGCGTGTCGTGATCGGCGTCGGCAGGCGGCGCGCCCGCACACCCGCCTCGGGCGCGATAACCGCCACGCGTTTGCAGTGTGCGAAGCGTGTCGGACCGTGGGTATGCCGGTCCAGCTGCCGGAGGTCAAAACCCCGTGCACGGCATCAAAAAAGCGGGGCCGGCGAGCGGCCCCGCAGCTTCAGGGGAAGGAGGCTCGCCATGCCACGGACGGACCGGCTGCCAAGCACGGCTGCATTCTCGCACGTTTCAACGTAGGATGCGGGTCCGGGCGCATCAACGGGGAACCGGTCCGGGCACTTGACCGCTGCGCTGCGGGCGCCGTACACGGCCGGTTTCATTGGACAACGACACGGGCGGGCATGGGTTTCGATCACGCCACGCGACGGACCTACCTGGACATGATGGCGCGCATCAGTGCGCGCTGGCTGCGGCTGTTCGAAAACGACCCGGATCTCTACTCGACGGCTTACTGGGATTTGCTGACGACGCTCTGGGCGGCCGGCGGCCCCATGCGCAAGACCGAGGCGCTGGCCGCGATGTCGGCGGTGAAGAGCCCGCACACGGCCGGCAAGTACCTGGACTGCGCCGTGGCCCGCGGCTACGTGCAGGAAACCGGCAACCCGGCCGACGCGCGCTCCAAGCTGGTGCAGCTGTCGCCCTGGCTGAAACAGCGGCTGGACGCCTTCTTCGACGACGCCGTGAACGACATGGTGGCCACCGCCGACCTGGTGCGCGATCGCCGCGACGACAGCGAGGGCGAGGACGCGGCCTGAGCCCAGCCCCGGACGGCCCGGACGTGCGCGCCCCCGAGCGACGTGCGCACGTCCGCCGCGGAACGGCGCCGGTGCGTCAACGTGCTTACCGGCGACGACCCGGCAAGGAACGGTGGTTTAAGCTGTGACGATGCGGGAAAAGGGAATGGTAGCGGGGGAGGGACTCGAACCCTCGACTCAAGGATTATGATTCCTTCGCTCTGACCAACTGAGCTACCCCGCCACCCGTCGCGAGCGGGCGGCTCCGCCCGGCGGACGGGCATATAGGCGCTCGTCCCGGCGCGTGTCAACACGCATCCCGGTCGCGTACAGCCGGTCGTGGCGTCGGGTCACACCCCACATGGAGGACGCCGACCGATCCCATTGACGCACCCCCGCGATGGGGTGCCTCGTGCGCCAGTAGTTGCTTGGCGAAACTCAAAACGCGTCAATGGAGCCCTCCAATGCGCGGCACCACACCCTTCGACGACCGCTTCGACGACGACGCCGCCTTCGGCACGACGGCGCTCGGTTCGCCCGCCCTTAACCACAATCCATTCGGCACACCGCCCCTGGGCCCACCATCGCAGCCGCCGGGTCCGGGCGGGCGTCCCAACCCGACCGAGCCCGAGGAGGAGAATGAGGTGCTGATCGACTACGACGGCGGCGAAGTCGGCCAGAACGCGCCCTCGTTCGAATGGGAAGGCCAGACCTTCACGCTGGATTCCCAACCAAGCGAACGCGTGACGGCGGCGCACCGTGTCGAGCGCACGCCCAACGGCGAGATCGAGATTCACCTGGAGGAAGGCGCGAGCACGGATGTCGGTGCCAGCGCCAAAGCAAGTTACCGCACCGACCTACCCGATTTCACACGCGCCTCGCTGGGGTTCGAGTACGGCGGGGATCTGGCGGAGTCGACCCCCACCTTTTCCAACATGCAGGGCTTCTTCCGCCGCGACCCGGCCACGCGCGACGCGGATTCCCCGGAAGAGGCCGTGAAGGCGCAGCTCTTGGTGGGCTCGGATGCAGGAAACCCGAATTCCCCGTTCGCCGGGTCGCTGCTGCGCGACCGGAACGGTCAGGAGACGGGTGACTTCGTGGACAATGCGGACTTTCCCACCAGCGGCCGTTTCAATCTCGTCACGCAGGAAGACGGGCGCGTGAACACCGGCGTCACGGTGCCGGGCTCGGGCGCGGCCACCGAGAACCGGGATCTCGATCCGGCGGACGAAATCGACGACTTCGAGCTGGAGCAACTGCTGCTGCAGGTTGAGACGTTTCAGGACGATGCCAGCTTTCAAAATCAGTTCGGCGACGACGGCCAGCAGTTCACCTACACCGATCTGAAAATCCTCGGCGACGGCGGCGGGGCACACACGGCCGCCGACGGTGCGGAGGTGTTGGCGTAGTCTGGGCGAGCTGCCGCGTTCAGCGGTATTGCCGATGATCCGGGCTCGCGGGCGGTCTTCGCGGGCCCGTTTTTTCGGGTCACACCAGAGGAAGTGCGCACACGTTAAGGTCCGCACACGTGTGCGACCGTTAACCGTCCAACTTGGCCGCGACCGGGAAAAAGCTGGTGGACCCGGCAGGACTCGAACCTGCGACCTTCGGCTCCGGAGGCCGACGCTCTATCCGACTGAGCTACGGGTCCGAACCGGCGCACGCCGCGCCGTGCTCTCGTTCCGCGTGATCTAGCTCATTGCGCCGGGCGATGCAACGTGTGTCTGCTGGGCGGGCAGCGACACACGCCCGGCCGCCGGACGACGGAAGCCGGGCGCCCTTGACTGCCGCAATGCACGGCGGGAGCGGCCGGCCCCGCTCCGCCGTGGCGGCCTTCACCAACGCACCTGGACGAAGGAGCGAGCGACCATGACGCATACGCCGCACGAACTGGCGGACGAATTTCCGGAGCACACGCAGCGCATCCACGACCTGAAGGTGTCGGACGACCACTTCGCCAAGCTGGCGGACGACTACCACGAGGTGAACCGCCAGGTGCATCGCATGGAAACCGACATGGAACCCGTCTCCGACGAGGTGCTGGAAGAGGCGCGCAAGAAGCGCCTCGCGCTGAAGGACGAGATCGCCGCCTACCTGCGCGAGCACGGCTGACGCGGCTGCCTCGCGGCCCGGGGGAGGGACCGCCTCCGGGCCGGTTCAGCGCGTGGTCACCGTGATCGCGCTCCCCGCGCCGCCGGTGGAAAACCGGCTCAGGTTGCCCGACTTGCCGCGAACCGCGATGTCCAGCCGCCCGCCTTCCGCGGTCTGGCGGATTTCGCAGGACATGCGCTCCGCTTGGAAATGCCGGGTCAGCGGCGGCCGGCCGGCGATCTCGACCGTTTCCGTGTGCGCCGGCCCTTCGAGCGTGCAGCGCACCGTGAACGCCGCGGCCGCGTTGCCGTCGAGCTGCAGGACGAACCCCGAGTCCGCCGCGGCGGCCGGCGACATGCCGACGGCCGCCAATCCGGCGTAGTGGACCACCGGCACCCGCCGCGCGCCCTCCCACAGCGCCGTCGCCGCCCGATGCACCTCGGCCAGCACCGCCGGGACATTCGCCAAATCGGATGAGAACCCAAGACCCCGGTACGCCACCACGCCCCCGTCATCAACGCGAACCGAATTGCATTACCATTGTGCGGGTCGACGGGTGCCTGAAAACTGAGCACTTGGCGTACACATATCGGATAAACGAAGCCGCAGCTGCCTCTGGCTACCACGCTCACAACTGCAAATCCCGTTTGCGGATTTCGGCAACCGAAATATTGTTATCACCACGCAGAACCGACAAGTTTTCCGCTTGATGGCGGAGATGCCCGAGAACGCCGAAATCACGCGACTTCATCGGCACCCCGTCCTCCGGCCATGTCTATTGCCGCGTTCAAACCGTGCCGTGCTACAATGTTTGCATGTTCAAGCAACCGCGAGGGCGTCGGACCATGCGGCGCAGTGTTCGGATCGCCGTGGGCGCGATCGTGGCAGCATCGCTCGGTTTCGTGGCCCCCCTGGGGGCCGCGGCGCAGGACAGCCCCGTGCGCATCGAGCAGGTGCCGAAGGAACGGCAACTGGACCAGGACGCGCTGGACGAAGGGCTGCTGGAAGAGCACATCGAAGCCGGCCGCATCCCGGAGCGCTGCGAGGACCCCGACGTCGCCGCCAGCGATCCCGCCTGCGTGCCGGAACGCAAGAAGAGCGTTTCGGAAAGCTACGGCATCCCGGTGATCGAGGACCCCGGCACGGACAACTCCGACCTCATCCCCGGTGTGACGATTAATCAGAGTCGC from Limimonas halophila carries:
- a CDS encoding pirin family protein; protein product: MSNRIDDGEGASALDCPVVDGQRQIQHVRPRVADVGGVRVSRVLPVRHRRIVGPWCFLDHAVPAHPEDAGGALDVGPHPHTGLQTVTWMLEGAVRHRDSLGNDEIIRPGTLNLMTAGRGIAHAEAAVPGEHRLNAVQLWIALPEAARHTQPRFDQYPDLPRWRTGNVEVTLLAGSFAGLEAPTRTFSPLVGVELASPAADRLTLPLRETFEHAVFAVTGDLDIDGQAMEPDTLAYLGRGRDQATLSFAAGSRAILIGGEPNDADFRIWWNFLGSKAEIAEAQRAWEAGDARFGAVPHAGSDRLMPPPLPWRG
- a CDS encoding YdcH family protein, with amino-acid sequence MTHTPHELADEFPEHTQRIHDLKVSDDHFAKLADDYHEVNRQVHRMETDMEPVSDEVLEEARKKRLALKDEIAAYLREHG
- a CDS encoding MarR family winged helix-turn-helix transcriptional regulator, whose product is MGFDHATRRTYLDMMARISARWLRLFENDPDLYSTAYWDLLTTLWAAGGPMRKTEALAAMSAVKSPHTAGKYLDCAVARGYVQETGNPADARSKLVQLSPWLKQRLDAFFDDAVNDMVATADLVRDRRDDSEGEDAA
- the ycaC gene encoding isochorismate family cysteine hydrolase YcaC, yielding MPYTYNRLNKDDAALLMVDHQAGLLSLVRDFSPDDFKNNVLALADIGKFFDLPTILTTSFEDGPNGPMVPELKEAFPHAPYIARPGQINAWDNEAFRNAVAETGRRQLVIAGVVTEVCVAFPALSALEAGYEVFVVTDASGTFNQTTRDAAWNRMSQAGVQLMTWFGAGCELHRDWRNDVEGFGGLLAQHLPAYANLIQSYSQHQA
- the moaB gene encoding molybdenum cofactor biosynthesis protein B, with protein sequence MSGPQDGLSVAFLPVKIAVMTVSDSRTEATDASGAKLAEMLRADGHELADKRIVRDDADAIVAALREHIENPEVDCVLATGGTGLTGRDVTPEAFRRVFDKEIDGFGELFRWLSYEKIGTSTMQSRAVGGVAEGTYLFALPGSKGACTDAWTDILRHQLDARHKPCNLVELMPRLREHIPGGGQD
- a CDS encoding lytic transglycosylase domain-containing protein, with the protein product MKRTLTALLAVAGGYILSAGPAPADMPPPPPQPPKPAAAPDDLPKVLSKADVRRYRRIFALGGPGAWDKADALIAELDNRILVGHALAQRYLHPTAYYTPFNELRAWLKRYHDHPQAHSLYELAMQRRPGGAGPVHRPTYTRASVAELPGGTHDPETVFDGPRAYGRERAQHVLWRVRTNVNRTRLSITEAYLQRDNVRGALRADEMGWARAKVAAGWYYYGDDREARAIATDAAARTGEPYAHWIAGLAAWRQGDLKPAGEHFAAVATADDAPVGKQAAGAYWAARAHIRLREPAEMGRWLRRAAAHPDTFYGQLARAALGTTPDIRMRPPEPPEGAFRELRTHPAGRRALALMQVGKRELAKRELLGMPGWDERDSAATLLLAAERGGLSAFAHDMARHMSEMPAARWRQAAVNAARYPIPLWRPHTGFRIDRALLYAVMRKESGYEPVARSGAGARGLMQIMPATARFVAERNNLRYTDYNFSRPAWSLNIAQQYLRYLLDRGSVDGNLIRLLTAYNAGPGNLRRWLDEVDHGGDPLLFIESIPSAETRRYVEEVMRNVWFYRGRLGEAAPSRRMLAAGRVPRYGVGGDEQEIARK
- a CDS encoding Lrp/AsnC family transcriptional regulator, encoding MPRAKLDRTDLRILEVLQAEGRITNVELARRVGISAPPCLRRVRALEEAGYIRGYAARVTPEPLGFEVLFFALVGLDSQSESVLQDFEARMRSWPEVRECTMCRGPHDFLLKILARNTAHENELTARLTGAPHVATVQTIQAIRVSKDEPGLPLGEVTAADEEE